One genomic window of Ciona intestinalis chromosome 7, KH, whole genome shotgun sequence includes the following:
- the LOC100185150 gene encoding centrosomal protein of 78 kDa-like — translation MIAKLVKHQATQRHSEAWADGLRYRTPNLSLMSGIRRISLNSNPMISDEGAEAFADALKDDLWLKALDLQHCGISSEGADKIMSTIKHNNTIVVLDIRGNPMVDTGTLRKVLGKVLMNVNGNDENDYPWVKEEPPKDPYRTGKPRRPTRNISRSFTKKQTQKSLKQAAGEEGVPDVYPPGHKSFVPWRTAVRASQHKLGFCDKSDEEEDLDESSEVLRVMQESSKPSFVDTTFSVTGGGDQNPIDQSLLTKRECEEYIKRLKIDLLDAKRRLSMSQESEKKLNNKIMSLEVENSRLRHDLKTSFENSRMRSQIEEEGLLDSIETSFNKFHEFLNTLNDVGLGSLATAAGLDDLTKNMPKNTADKMYQHTGKGDETSKETLPLKNPILIEGSKLDGKENGNAAKTKIPSETQPAEKDKNTKSKASDMSTHTDPSNLSRTDLSSSVGSNF, via the coding sequence ATGATTGCGAAATTGGTAAAGCATCAGGCCACACAGAGGCACAGTGAGGCATGGGCTGATGGATTGAGATACAGGACTCCTAATCTCAGTTTAATGAGTGGAATCCGAAGAATAAGTCTCAACTCCAACCCTATGATAAGTGATGAAGGAGCTGAAGCTTTTGCTGATGCGTTAAAAGATGATCTTTGGTTGAAAGCTTTGGATTTGCAACACTGTGGGATAAGCTCGGAAGGAGCTGACAAGATTATGTCGactataaaacacaacaatacaATTGTGGTCCTTGATATCAGAGGAAACCCTATGGTTGATACTGGGACCTTAAGAAAGGTTCTGGGTAAagttttaatgaatgtaaatggAAATGATGAAAACGATTACCCCTGGGTGAAGGAAGAGCCCCCTAAAGACCCCTACAGGACAGGAAAACCAAGACGCCCCACTAGGAATATAAGCAGAAGCTTCACCAAAAAACAAACCCAGAAAAGTTTGAAGCAAGCAGCAGGAGAGGAAGGAGTACCGGATGTTTATCCTCCAGgacataaaagttttgttcCTTGGAGGACTGCAGTGAGAGCTTCCCAACATAAGCTGGGATTCTGTGATAAGAGTGATGAGGAAGAGGATCTGGATGAATCCTCCGAAGTCCTCCGAGTGATGCAGGAGTCCTCCAAGCCATCTTTTGTGGATACAACGTTCTCTGTTACTGGAGGTGGGGATCAGAATCCAATTGATCAATCTTTATTGACAAAGAGAGAGTGTGAAGAGTATATCAAGAGGCTCAAGATTGATCTTCTGGATGCTAAAAGAAGACTTTCAATGTCGCAAGAAAGcgagaaaaaattaaacaacaaaatcatGAGTCTTGAGGTGGAAAATTCAAGATTACGTCACGATTTAAAAACAAGCTTTGAAAATAGTAGGATGAGGTCTCAGATTGAAGAAGAGGGTCTTCTTGATAGTATTGAGACTTCCTTTAATAAGTTTCATGAGTTTTTGAACACTTTAAATGATGTTGGTTTAGGCTCATTGGCCACTGCTGCTGGGTTAGATGATTTAACCAAAAATATGCCAAAAAATACAGCAGATAAAATGTATCAGCATACTGGAAAAGGTGATGAAACTTCGAAAGAGACTTTACCTCTTAAAAATCCTATTTTGATTGAAGGGTCAAAGTTAGATGGCAAAGAAAATGGGAATGCAGCTAAAACTAAAATACCCAGTGAAACCCAACCTGCAGAAAAggacaaaaacacaaaatcaaAAGCTTCGGATATGTCTACCCACACTGATCCTAGTAACTTATCTCGTACTGATTTATCCTCTTCTGTGGGGTCTAACTTCTag